A single genomic interval of Granulicella tundricola MP5ACTX9 harbors:
- a CDS encoding VIT domain-containing protein gives MSARIQLLLALLLVAFIPARSQSGVLVPKDKDQPDPAVLSLEEMNVEIVIDNGDARIFVTQIFANHTNQVEEGNYTFALPTGSTVSDFAVWDGPVRIPAVILERKRAEEIYSEARAQAIDPGLLEAGERDGSDPKADSTFTAHITPIPAYGTKRLELEYHQKLKVDRLGQSFVLPLKPADAAQQTAAHLRIHIELHSSIAISNFHLTNQAFPLQFSKQDAHTVVGVWQSNNVTFTDDLAATWTLDPKAADTLIVSTFRNPHPPLPSATERSPKPPQPEPGFFLAQTLIAPEPPATTHASEPRNVILLLDTSLSMQWDKLERSYAALETVLRSLQPTDRFSLMLFNQDLSWFRPDPTQATPESVQEALQFIRASRLRGGTDLGKALAAALTQAKSPNQSLYLFTDGNSDRGVTILDNKIAAAYTQQWNHSTHPRTNVFAIGDDANLPLLRLLARNDGLFENVLTTEPLQPKLDVFLAHSVSHPTPGLHLEAAPSASVQNVYPLDEAVYPGSLAAWVGRYLTPTKHVTFTAQADREGKPLIASATLDLPAESLEHPQLPRLWAQARVNILLDQITREGESRAAIDEIIELSRRYKFVTPYTSFLAAPRSLLRPRVIRPGDPVLRIHTDPTITSVIALFPFGLTKPLRHLPSEDTTKGPDSDRLWETRFLAPTDMSDGTYQVRLILRDVRGNTYSEQKSFVINSTPPTIRIKLERIRFHRGEIMLVKAGAPASTQTLTAHLEGAAPVDLRWNNAAAANTGQLRIPDTMAPGTYTLSVTGEDLAHNVGSQEVRIEVIP, from the coding sequence ATGAGCGCTCGCATCCAGCTTCTCTTAGCACTCTTGCTTGTCGCCTTCATCCCCGCGAGAAGCCAATCCGGCGTCCTCGTCCCCAAGGACAAGGACCAGCCTGATCCAGCCGTCCTCTCGCTCGAAGAGATGAACGTGGAGATCGTCATCGACAACGGCGACGCCCGCATCTTCGTTACGCAGATCTTCGCCAACCACACCAACCAGGTCGAAGAGGGCAACTATACCTTCGCCCTCCCCACCGGCAGCACCGTCTCTGACTTCGCCGTCTGGGACGGTCCCGTCCGCATCCCTGCCGTCATCCTCGAGCGCAAACGCGCCGAGGAGATCTACTCCGAAGCCCGCGCCCAGGCCATCGATCCCGGCCTCCTCGAAGCCGGGGAGCGCGACGGCTCCGACCCCAAGGCCGACTCCACCTTCACCGCCCACATCACCCCCATCCCCGCCTACGGCACCAAGCGCCTTGAGCTTGAATACCACCAGAAATTAAAGGTCGATCGTCTCGGCCAAAGCTTCGTCCTTCCCCTCAAACCAGCAGACGCGGCGCAGCAGACCGCAGCCCATCTTCGCATTCACATTGAACTCCACTCGTCAATCGCGATCTCCAACTTCCATCTCACAAATCAGGCCTTTCCCCTGCAGTTCAGCAAGCAGGATGCTCACACTGTCGTCGGCGTATGGCAGTCCAACAACGTAACCTTCACCGACGATCTTGCCGCCACATGGACTCTCGATCCCAAGGCAGCCGACACCCTGATCGTCTCCACCTTCCGCAACCCGCACCCGCCTCTCCCATCCGCCACCGAGCGATCTCCCAAGCCCCCGCAGCCAGAGCCCGGCTTCTTCCTCGCCCAAACCCTCATCGCGCCGGAGCCACCCGCCACCACCCATGCATCAGAGCCACGCAATGTGATCCTTCTTCTCGACACGTCTTTATCCATGCAATGGGACAAGCTTGAACGAAGCTATGCAGCTCTTGAAACTGTTCTCCGCAGCCTTCAACCGACCGACCGCTTCTCCCTCATGCTCTTCAACCAAGACCTCTCCTGGTTCCGTCCAGACCCTACCCAAGCCACTCCTGAATCCGTCCAGGAAGCCCTGCAATTCATTCGAGCGAGTCGTCTCCGTGGCGGAACGGACCTAGGCAAAGCACTCGCCGCCGCGCTCACGCAAGCCAAGTCTCCAAACCAGAGCCTCTATCTCTTCACCGATGGCAACTCCGATCGTGGCGTCACCATCCTCGACAACAAGATCGCCGCAGCCTACACCCAGCAGTGGAACCACTCCACCCATCCCCGCACCAATGTCTTCGCCATCGGTGACGACGCCAACCTCCCGCTCCTGCGCCTCCTCGCCCGCAACGACGGCCTCTTTGAAAACGTACTAACCACCGAGCCCCTACAGCCCAAGCTCGACGTCTTCCTCGCCCACAGCGTTTCACATCCCACGCCCGGACTGCACCTCGAGGCCGCGCCATCAGCCTCCGTACAAAATGTTTATCCCCTCGATGAGGCCGTCTACCCCGGCTCCCTCGCAGCCTGGGTCGGTCGTTACCTCACCCCCACGAAACACGTCACCTTCACCGCCCAGGCCGACCGCGAAGGCAAGCCTCTCATAGCCTCAGCCACCCTGGATCTCCCGGCGGAGTCCCTCGAGCATCCTCAACTCCCGCGCCTCTGGGCTCAGGCCAGGGTCAACATCCTTCTCGATCAAATCACCCGCGAAGGCGAGTCCCGCGCCGCCATCGACGAGATCATCGAGCTCTCCCGCCGCTACAAGTTCGTCACGCCCTACACCTCCTTCCTTGCCGCCCCGCGTTCCCTCCTGCGCCCGCGCGTCATCCGCCCCGGCGATCCCGTCCTCCGCATCCACACCGACCCCACCATCACCTCCGTCATCGCCCTCTTCCCCTTCGGCCTCACCAAGCCGCTTCGCCACCTGCCATCGGAAGACACAACCAAGGGCCCTGACAGCGACCGCCTCTGGGAGACCCGCTTCCTCGCCCCCACCGACATGAGCGACGGCACCTACCAGGTCCGTCTCATCCTGCGCGACGTTCGCGGCAATACCTACTCAGAGCAGAAGAGCTTCGTCATCAACTCCACACCGCCCACCATACGCATCAAGCTGGAGCGCATACGCTTCCATCGTGGCGAGATCATGCTCGTCAAAGCCGGCGCCCCAGCCTCAACGCAAACCCTCACCGCCCACCTTGAAGGCGCGGCACCCGTAGACCTCCGCTGGAACAACGCCGCTGCAGCCAACACCGGTCAACTCCGCATCCCGGACACCATGGCCCCCGGGACCTACACCCTCTCGGTCACCGGGGAAGACCTCGCACACAACGTCGGATCGCAGGAGGTGAGGATTGAGGTCATTCCCTGA
- a CDS encoding ligand-binding sensor domain-containing protein codes for MRKVSLAVSAGLLSAVAVAACLTLWHVESSLHTIRRQVAASGSLPFDTITLEPASSHPLFEPVAPPDTFTTGASLAGKLYLAGPGGIASGSTWLRTGQDLPSAPIVALTTARLRGDPLPTLLAATQGQGLLILRPGKPIQQILPRDLAERDITALLPLASGALLLGTRTAGLLVYDGITLTQFRADYATLPITALAGDESDIWAGTRTRGVLHWHAGETQSFDQTNGLPDNQVEDIITRDGTSYVATPLGVAEFTNGRPTRTLGKGLFAHSLALGESNLMVATLDQGLNQIPLTAHSSRISLSNQPLSITHFFKADGTLFAISQDGLLRQDGAAGWQKITTSPSQTLSDRNVAALNFAPDGRLWVGYFDHGLDVLDLTTSHAEHVEDDHIFCVNRIVPDPQRHTMDVATANGLVLFDPTANTPKERQILLRKDGLISDQITDVAFTSTGMTLATPAGLTFFTPAGPQSLYTFQGLVNNHVYTLASETTSAHIVAGTLGGISVLDDSAVRQNLTLSNSGLKRNWITAIVRVPHPSASDTWFVGTYGGGITEVDSTGHVTPLNGANTTAVINPNAMLRTSQHIFAGSLESGLLVYTISSQHWSQITAGLPSRNVTAFAEKDGELYIGTDNGIVRVEEARLP; via the coding sequence ATGCGTAAGGTCAGTCTTGCTGTCTCAGCCGGTCTCCTGTCAGCCGTAGCCGTAGCCGCCTGCCTCACGCTCTGGCACGTCGAATCCAGCCTCCACACCATCCGCCGCCAAGTCGCCGCCTCCGGCTCCCTCCCCTTCGACACCATCACCCTCGAACCCGCCTCCTCCCATCCCCTCTTCGAGCCCGTAGCCCCACCCGACACCTTCACCACCGGCGCATCCCTGGCCGGCAAGCTCTACCTCGCCGGCCCCGGCGGCATCGCCAGCGGGAGCACCTGGCTCCGCACCGGCCAGGACCTCCCCTCCGCCCCCATAGTCGCCCTCACCACCGCCCGCCTACGCGGAGACCCCCTACCCACCCTCCTAGCTGCCACCCAGGGCCAAGGCCTCCTCATCCTCCGTCCCGGCAAGCCAATCCAACAAATCCTTCCCCGAGATCTCGCCGAACGCGACATCACCGCTCTCCTCCCGCTAGCCTCCGGAGCCCTCCTCCTGGGCACCCGCACGGCTGGCCTCCTCGTCTACGACGGCATCACCCTCACCCAATTCCGAGCCGACTACGCCACCCTCCCCATCACCGCACTAGCCGGAGACGAGTCCGACATCTGGGCCGGCACCCGCACCCGCGGAGTCCTCCACTGGCACGCCGGCGAAACTCAATCCTTCGACCAGACCAACGGCCTCCCTGACAACCAGGTAGAAGACATCATCACCCGTGACGGCACCTCCTACGTCGCCACCCCTCTGGGCGTAGCCGAATTCACCAACGGCCGCCCCACCCGCACCCTCGGCAAAGGCCTCTTCGCCCACTCCCTCGCCCTCGGCGAATCAAACCTGATGGTCGCAACGCTCGATCAGGGCCTGAACCAGATCCCGCTCACAGCCCACTCATCCAGAATCTCTCTCTCAAATCAGCCTCTCAGCATCACTCACTTCTTCAAGGCAGACGGCACCCTCTTCGCCATCTCACAGGATGGACTCTTACGCCAGGATGGAGCCGCAGGCTGGCAGAAGATCACCACTTCGCCGTCCCAAACCCTCTCCGACCGCAACGTAGCCGCCCTCAACTTCGCCCCCGACGGTCGTCTCTGGGTCGGCTACTTCGACCACGGCCTTGACGTCCTCGACCTCACAACCAGCCATGCGGAGCATGTCGAGGACGACCACATCTTCTGCGTCAATCGCATCGTACCCGACCCGCAACGCCACACCATGGACGTAGCGACCGCCAACGGTCTCGTCCTCTTCGATCCCACCGCAAACACCCCCAAGGAACGCCAGATCCTCCTCCGCAAGGACGGCCTCATCTCAGACCAGATCACCGACGTAGCCTTCACCAGCACCGGCATGACCCTCGCCACTCCCGCCGGCCTCACCTTCTTCACCCCCGCCGGCCCCCAGAGCCTCTACACCTTCCAGGGCCTCGTCAACAATCACGTCTACACCCTCGCCAGCGAAACCACGAGCGCCCACATTGTGGCCGGCACCCTCGGCGGCATCTCCGTCCTGGACGACAGCGCCGTCCGCCAGAACCTCACCCTCTCTAACTCCGGCCTGAAGCGCAACTGGATCACCGCCATCGTCCGCGTGCCGCATCCCTCCGCATCCGACACCTGGTTCGTCGGCACCTACGGCGGTGGCATCACAGAGGTCGACAGCACCGGCCACGTCACCCCCCTCAACGGAGCCAACACAACCGCCGTCATCAATCCCAACGCCATGCTCCGCACCAGCCAACACATCTTCGCCGGCTCACTTGAGAGCGGTCTTCTGGTCTACACCATCTCCTCGCAACATTGGTCCCAGATCACCGCGGGACTTCCTTCACGCAACGTCACAGCCTTCGCCGAGAAAGATGGCGAACTCTACATAGGCACAGACAACGGCATTGTCCGAGTCGAAGAAGCGAGGCTCCCATGA
- the bshA gene encoding N-acetyl-alpha-D-glucosaminyl L-malate synthase BshA, with the protein MTYEPPIPATPTDRRLKIGITCYPTYGGSGVVATELGIELAARGHDIHFITSSPPFRLTGRESNIHFHQVEVFHYPLFEHPPYDLALATRMAEVAEFYELDLLHVHYAIPHSVSAYLAKQMLAARGLHLPFITTLHGTDITLVGLDRSYLPITRFGIEQSDGVTSISSYLREQTEKLFHVKKPIEVIRNFVNCDVYIAKPDLIAEMRPRFARPEEKLLVHLSNFRPVKRVADVIQVFARVANAMPARLMLIGDGPDRSTAEYLARKLKVADRIHFLGKQDNVNELLPVADLMVMPSEMESFGLAALESMACRVPAIATRVGGVPELIEDGVNGLLFETGDVDSMAHSAIALLADPGRLEAMSAAARKTAQDHFCAYTIIGNYESYYRRILASGS; encoded by the coding sequence ATGACGTACGAACCACCCATTCCCGCCACACCCACCGATCGCCGCCTCAAGATCGGCATCACCTGCTACCCCACCTACGGTGGCTCCGGCGTCGTCGCCACGGAGCTCGGCATTGAGCTCGCCGCCCGTGGTCATGACATCCACTTCATCACCAGCTCCCCGCCCTTCCGCCTCACCGGCCGCGAGTCCAACATCCACTTCCATCAGGTGGAGGTCTTCCACTACCCCCTCTTTGAGCACCCGCCCTACGACCTCGCCCTCGCCACCCGCATGGCGGAGGTAGCCGAGTTCTACGAGCTCGATCTCCTTCACGTCCACTACGCCATCCCCCACTCCGTCTCCGCTTATCTCGCCAAGCAGATGCTCGCCGCCCGCGGCCTCCACCTGCCCTTCATCACCACCCTCCACGGCACGGACATCACCCTCGTTGGGCTCGACCGCAGCTACCTCCCCATCACCCGCTTCGGCATCGAGCAGTCCGATGGCGTCACCAGCATCTCCAGCTACCTCCGCGAGCAGACCGAAAAGCTCTTCCACGTCAAAAAGCCGATCGAGGTCATCCGCAACTTCGTCAACTGCGACGTCTACATCGCCAAGCCGGACCTCATCGCAGAGATGCGCCCCCGTTTCGCCCGTCCGGAAGAGAAGCTCCTCGTCCACCTCTCCAATTTCCGCCCCGTCAAACGCGTCGCGGACGTCATCCAGGTCTTCGCCCGCGTCGCCAACGCCATGCCCGCCCGCCTCATGCTCATCGGCGATGGCCCGGACCGCTCCACAGCCGAGTACCTCGCCCGCAAACTGAAGGTCGCCGACCGCATCCACTTCCTCGGCAAACAGGACAACGTGAACGAGCTCCTGCCCGTCGCCGACCTCATGGTCATGCCGTCGGAGATGGAGTCCTTCGGCCTCGCCGCCCTGGAATCCATGGCTTGCCGCGTTCCCGCCATCGCCACCCGCGTCGGCGGCGTCCCGGAGCTGATCGAGGACGGCGTCAACGGCCTCCTCTTCGAAACCGGCGACGTCGACTCCATGGCCCACTCCGCCATAGCCCTCCTCGCCGACCCCGGCCGCCTCGAAGCCATGTCCGCAGCCGCCCGCAAAACCGCCCAGGATCACTTCTGCGCGTACACCATCATCGGCAACTACGAGAGCTACTACCGCCGTATTCTCGCCAGTGGGTCATGA
- a CDS encoding ChbG/HpnK family deacetylase, whose amino-acid sequence MPARLILNADDFGLTPGINRGIVELHHAGALTSTTLMATAPAFEDAAALARTNPTLGIGCHLTFVDGFPAAHPQSIPTLLGADGKTFRPSLADFAQAALRGTIEPDDIARETQAQIQRLQRAGIDVTHIDTHKHTHIFPAISAPVLHIAQRCGIPAIRYPFEPSWSAKLAQAPFARRVQLRILNLFAPSFRRIAREPALHGFLPTGTLGIAATGTLDAPTLRAILSALPPVGTFELCCHPGHIDSALTSINTRLRASRQQELQALLEVIPELSRTPDAPQLIHYGNLGIPGLQRASGHFEPFTGYEKVL is encoded by the coding sequence ATGCCCGCCCGCCTCATCCTCAACGCCGACGACTTCGGCCTCACCCCCGGCATCAATCGCGGCATCGTCGAACTTCACCACGCAGGTGCACTCACCTCCACCACCCTCATGGCCACCGCACCCGCCTTTGAGGACGCAGCCGCCCTCGCACGCACAAACCCCACCCTCGGGATAGGCTGCCACCTCACCTTCGTCGACGGCTTCCCCGCCGCACACCCCCAGTCCATTCCCACCCTCCTCGGAGCCGACGGCAAGACCTTCCGCCCATCCCTCGCGGACTTCGCCCAGGCCGCCCTCCGCGGCACCATTGAGCCAGACGATATCGCCCGCGAAACCCAGGCCCAGATCCAGCGCCTCCAGCGCGCCGGCATAGACGTCACCCACATCGATACCCACAAACACACCCACATCTTCCCCGCCATCTCCGCGCCCGTCCTTCACATAGCCCAGCGCTGCGGCATCCCCGCCATTCGTTACCCCTTTGAACCCTCATGGTCAGCAAAGCTCGCCCAGGCACCCTTCGCCCGCCGCGTCCAACTCCGCATCCTCAACCTCTTCGCCCCCTCCTTCCGCCGCATCGCGCGCGAGCCCGCCCTCCACGGCTTCCTCCCCACTGGCACCCTCGGCATCGCCGCCACCGGCACCCTTGACGCTCCTACCCTCCGCGCCATACTCTCAGCCCTGCCCCCGGTGGGCACCTTTGAGCTCTGCTGCCACCCCGGCCACATCGATTCAGCCCTGACCTCCATCAACACCCGCCTCAGAGCCTCCCGCCAGCAGGAACTTCAAGCCTTACTCGAAGTCATACCCGAACTTTCACGAACCCCGGACGCTCCCCAACTCATCCACTACGGGAACCTCGGCATCCCCGGCCTCCAGCGAGCCTCCGGCCACTTTGAACCCTTCACCGGCTACGAAAAGGTCTTATGA
- a CDS encoding type II toxin-antitoxin system VapC family toxin, producing MRRVFWDTDVHVYWFEGNLLYIDRIERIYLSMQRRDDRLCGSSYVLGELLVGPLKRNRPDVADRMMGFFTSPRMTLYDYPPEAARVFAMLRADYRLKSLDALHLAIASAAGVNIFLTNDHRLHEVVAPGLPMIATLDSDLF from the coding sequence TTGAGGCGGGTCTTCTGGGACACAGATGTTCACGTCTACTGGTTTGAGGGAAACCTTCTTTACATCGATCGCATTGAACGGATTTATCTCTCCATGCAACGGCGGGACGATAGGCTCTGCGGAAGCTCGTATGTCTTGGGAGAGCTTCTGGTCGGCCCCCTGAAGCGTAACCGTCCAGACGTAGCCGACCGTATGATGGGATTTTTTACCTCGCCCCGGATGACGCTTTACGACTATCCGCCTGAGGCCGCCCGCGTCTTTGCTATGCTTCGCGCGGACTACCGTCTGAAATCTCTAGACGCTCTGCATCTCGCTATCGCCTCTGCTGCTGGAGTGAACATTTTTCTCACGAACGACCATCGCCTCCATGAAGTTGTAGCACCGGGCCTCCCCATGATCGCCACCCTCGACAGCGACCTCTTCTAA
- a CDS encoding DUF2252 domain-containing protein, producing the protein MKTAKHVPADLTHGQKARKVVARSGHQQWSPEHREQSAQDILKAAMRGRIPKLLKLRDERMAATAFGYFRGAVPVMAYDLGRRPHTGILCQLCGDAHVLNLGAYAGYDGSLIFDINDFDETIQGPFEFDVKRLATSLILAGREAGAKEREARAAAAVFLKRYRKSIHLFAALPILEMARYQIHRQVQLDALTTVFAKAEHSSPLHNLDTLTEPAKTKDGDLTASRRFKSNPPILTRLSPAESAPILASLAEYKRTLQPERRHFLAGYRPVDVAFKVVGTGSVGLRAYCIYLEGNGPADPLFLQIKEEPASAWAPYLPASVRPKLNEGRRVENGQRAMQLQSDPFLGYTTIDGRDFLVRQLNDHKASIDFLGLGPAALCHYADLCGELLARGHARSGSSLMIAGYLGKTDRFDKAILRFATAYADQTEHDWKDLLRTRKK; encoded by the coding sequence ATGAAGACCGCCAAGCACGTCCCTGCAGACCTTACCCACGGCCAGAAGGCCAGAAAAGTCGTCGCCCGCTCCGGCCACCAGCAATGGTCGCCGGAGCACCGTGAACAATCCGCGCAAGACATCCTCAAAGCCGCCATGCGCGGCCGCATCCCCAAGCTCCTGAAGCTCCGTGACGAACGCATGGCTGCCACCGCCTTCGGCTACTTCCGCGGCGCCGTCCCCGTCATGGCCTATGACCTTGGCCGCCGCCCCCACACCGGCATCCTCTGCCAGCTCTGCGGCGACGCCCACGTCCTCAACCTCGGAGCCTACGCAGGCTACGACGGCTCGCTCATCTTCGACATTAACGACTTCGACGAGACCATCCAGGGCCCCTTCGAGTTCGACGTCAAACGCCTCGCCACCAGCCTCATCCTCGCAGGCCGTGAAGCCGGTGCGAAGGAGCGTGAAGCCCGCGCCGCCGCCGCCGTCTTCCTCAAGCGCTATCGCAAAAGCATTCACCTCTTCGCCGCCCTGCCCATCCTAGAGATGGCCCGTTACCAAATCCATCGCCAGGTCCAGCTTGATGCCCTCACCACAGTCTTCGCCAAAGCCGAGCACTCTTCACCGCTGCACAATCTAGACACCCTCACAGAGCCCGCCAAGACCAAAGACGGCGATCTCACCGCCTCACGCCGCTTCAAATCCAACCCGCCCATCCTCACCCGCCTTAGCCCCGCGGAGTCCGCACCCATCCTCGCCTCACTCGCGGAGTACAAACGAACCCTCCAGCCGGAACGCCGCCACTTCCTCGCCGGCTATCGCCCCGTAGATGTAGCCTTCAAGGTCGTCGGCACCGGCTCCGTCGGCCTCCGCGCTTACTGCATCTACCTGGAAGGCAACGGCCCCGCTGACCCACTCTTCCTGCAGATCAAAGAAGAACCCGCCTCCGCATGGGCCCCATACCTGCCCGCCTCAGTCCGCCCAAAGCTGAACGAAGGACGACGCGTAGAAAACGGTCAAAGGGCCATGCAGCTTCAATCCGATCCCTTCCTCGGCTACACGACCATCGATGGCCGCGACTTCCTCGTCCGCCAGCTCAACGATCACAAGGCCTCCATCGACTTCCTCGGCCTTGGCCCCGCGGCCCTCTGCCACTACGCGGACCTCTGCGGAGAACTCCTCGCCCGCGGTCACGCCCGCTCCGGCTCTTCTCTGATGATCGCCGGTTACCTCGGCAAAACCGATCGCTTCGACAAAGCCATCCTCCGCTTCGCCACCGCCTACGCAGACCAGACCGAACACGACTGGAAGGACCTCCTCCGCACCCGCAAAAAATAG
- the uvrB gene encoding excinuclease ABC subunit UvrB, which yields MDFQLTTPYTPQGDQPRAIGELVAGLAAGEKDQVLLGVTGSGKTFTMAKVIEEVQRPALILAHNKTLAAQLYHEFKQFFPNNAVEYFVSYYDYYQPEAYIPSGDLFIEKEATINEELDKLRLSATRSLFERRDAIIVSSVSCIYGLGSPEAYYGMLLLLEKGQKIKREDITRRLVEILYERNDVDFRRGTFRVRGDIIEVFPTYDENAYRIELFGDEIDGLSQIDPLFGTVRQKYSRLPIYPKSHYVVQPERKKAASDSILAEMEWWEKELENTGRLVESQRIHQRTRFDLEMIKSVGYCHGIENYSRHFSGRLPGEPPPTLLDYFPRDYLLFIDESHVTVPQLHGMWHGDRSRKQNLVDYGFRLPSAMDNRPLKFDEFEGRTGQIIYVSATPGPYELTKAAGVVVEQIIRPTGLVDPQIEIRPVKGQIDDLLAEIRIRAANDQRVLVTTLTKRMSEDLANYYTEVGVRCRYMHSEIETLERIRLLRDLRKGEYDVLIGINLLREGLDLPEVSLVAILDADKEGFLRSQGSLIQTIGRAARHLEGRAILYADKMTDSMQRAIDETDRRRTKQEAYNEEHGITPRTVIRSIDDSLATILKADYADLTEDTQGMPDFNTQAELDTYIKNLESDMREAAKKFEFEKAAKLRDTVRELRTKEFLFS from the coding sequence ATGGACTTCCAGCTCACCACCCCCTACACCCCCCAGGGCGATCAACCCCGCGCCATCGGCGAGCTGGTCGCAGGCCTCGCCGCCGGCGAAAAAGACCAGGTTCTCCTCGGCGTCACCGGCTCCGGCAAAACCTTTACCATGGCCAAGGTCATCGAAGAGGTACAGCGCCCCGCCCTCATCCTTGCGCACAACAAGACCCTCGCCGCCCAGCTTTACCACGAGTTCAAACAGTTCTTCCCCAACAACGCCGTCGAATACTTCGTCTCCTATTACGACTACTACCAGCCCGAGGCCTACATCCCCTCCGGCGACCTCTTCATTGAAAAAGAAGCCACCATCAACGAAGAGCTGGACAAACTCCGCCTCTCCGCCACCCGCTCCCTCTTCGAACGCCGCGACGCCATCATCGTCTCATCCGTCTCCTGCATCTACGGACTCGGCTCGCCGGAAGCCTACTACGGTATGTTGCTGCTGCTCGAAAAAGGCCAGAAGATCAAGCGCGAGGACATCACCCGCCGCCTCGTCGAGATCCTCTACGAGCGCAACGACGTCGACTTCCGCCGCGGCACCTTCCGCGTCCGTGGCGACATCATCGAAGTCTTCCCCACCTACGACGAAAACGCCTACCGCATCGAGCTCTTCGGTGACGAGATCGACGGCCTCTCCCAGATCGATCCCCTCTTCGGCACCGTCCGCCAGAAGTACTCGCGCCTCCCCATCTACCCCAAGTCCCACTACGTCGTGCAGCCCGAGCGCAAGAAAGCCGCCAGCGATTCCATCCTCGCCGAGATGGAATGGTGGGAAAAGGAGTTAGAAAACACGGGCCGCTTAGTAGAATCCCAAAGAATTCACCAACGCACCCGTTTCGACTTAGAGATGATCAAGTCCGTAGGCTACTGCCACGGCATTGAAAACTACTCCCGCCACTTCTCCGGCCGCCTCCCCGGCGAGCCCCCACCAACCCTCCTCGACTACTTCCCCCGCGACTATCTCCTCTTCATCGACGAGTCCCACGTCACCGTCCCGCAGCTCCACGGCATGTGGCATGGCGACCGTTCCCGCAAGCAAAACCTCGTAGACTACGGCTTCCGCCTGCCCTCCGCGATGGACAACCGCCCCCTCAAATTCGACGAGTTCGAAGGCCGCACCGGCCAGATCATCTACGTCTCCGCCACCCCCGGCCCGTATGAGCTCACCAAAGCCGCCGGTGTAGTCGTAGAACAAATCATCCGCCCCACCGGCCTCGTCGACCCACAAATAGAGATCCGCCCCGTCAAAGGCCAGATAGATGACTTACTCGCCGAGATCCGCATCCGCGCCGCTAACGACCAGCGCGTCTTAGTAACTACCCTCACAAAAAGAATGTCAGAGGACTTAGCCAACTACTACACAGAAGTAGGTGTCCGCTGCCGTTACATGCACTCCGAGATAGAAACCCTCGAGCGCATCCGCCTCCTGCGCGACCTCCGCAAAGGTGAGTACGACGTCCTCATCGGCATCAACCTCCTGCGCGAAGGCCTCGACCTCCCCGAAGTCTCCCTTGTCGCCATCCTCGACGCCGACAAGGAAGGCTTCCTCCGCTCGCAAGGTTCCCTCATCCAAACCATAGGCCGCGCCGCACGGCACTTAGAAGGGCGTGCGATCTTGTACGCCGATAAAATGACCGACTCCATGCAGCGCGCCATCGACGAAACCGACCGCCGCCGCACCAAGCAGGAGGCCTACAACGAGGAGCACGGCATCACCCCGCGCACCGTCATTCGTTCCATCGACGACTCCCTCGCCACCATCCTCAAAGCCGACTACGCCGACCTCACCGAAGACACCCAGGGCATGCCAGACTTCAACACCCAGGCTGAGCTCGACACCTACATCAAGAACCTCGAGTCCGACATGCGCGAAGCCGCCAAGAAGTTCGAGTTCGAAAAAGCCGCCAAGCTCCGCGACACCGTCAGAGAGCTTCGCACCAAAGAGTTCCTCTTCAGCTAG
- a CDS encoding histidine phosphatase family protein: MAVELYLIRHGETEWSLSGAHTSRTDIPLTDHGRQRAEELRDYLKGTTFAKVLTSPMGRARETCKIAGYGEQAVIEEGLREWDYGESEGKTTKEMRAKYNKPDWSVWSDPIIGGEAVEHVGVRADGVIERALDGLTDGKVALFAHAHILRILAARWIGLPAVGGKLFGLGTGSVSTLGWERETRVISTWNRGFE, encoded by the coding sequence ATGGCTGTGGAGCTTTACTTGATTCGGCACGGTGAAACTGAGTGGAGTTTGAGTGGGGCGCATACGAGCCGGACGGATATTCCGTTGACGGATCATGGGCGGCAGCGGGCGGAGGAGCTTCGTGACTATCTGAAGGGGACTACGTTTGCCAAGGTGCTGACGAGTCCGATGGGACGGGCCCGGGAGACTTGCAAGATTGCGGGGTATGGGGAGCAGGCGGTGATTGAGGAAGGACTGCGGGAGTGGGACTACGGCGAGAGTGAAGGCAAGACCACCAAGGAGATGCGCGCCAAGTACAACAAGCCGGATTGGAGCGTCTGGAGCGACCCGATCATTGGTGGGGAGGCTGTGGAGCATGTGGGGGTGCGAGCGGATGGGGTGATCGAGCGTGCGCTGGATGGGCTGACGGATGGCAAAGTGGCGCTGTTTGCCCATGCTCATATTCTGCGGATACTGGCGGCTCGTTGGATTGGACTGCCGGCGGTGGGTGGGAAGCTGTTTGGGCTGGGGACCGGGAGCGTGAGCACGTTGGGGTGGGAGCGGGAGACGCGGGTGATTTCGACCTGGAATCGTGGTTTCGAATAG